The following proteins come from a genomic window of Salvia hispanica cultivar TCC Black 2014 chromosome 4, UniMelb_Shisp_WGS_1.0, whole genome shotgun sequence:
- the LOC125222361 gene encoding ribosomal RNA processing protein 36 homolog produces the protein MKKSEPAVAASTKITFDDSDDYESSSDEEDAIKREIAAEVTFEELQRARSDGSDLVFRKPKPEKKGGRANKNRPMEISSKKPISRFREVIQAPKKVIRDPRFESLCGNLDVDGHKKRYNFIYENTLPAEKEELKKQMKKTKDPKAVGELKDQLTRIDKELKSVAVKRTEKDILAEHKKKERDAAKKGKQPYYLKKSEIQKQKLAEKFKELKESGKLESFIEKKRRRNAAKDHRFMPYRRPTEQGDQ, from the exons ATGAAGAAATCGGAGCCCGCGGTGGCAGCTTCTACTAAAATCACATTCGATGACAGTGATGACTACGAATCTTCCTCTGATGAA GAGGATGCTATAAAACGTGAGATTGCAGCTGAAGTAACTTTCGAGGAGCTGCAGAGGGCGAGGTCTGATGGTTCTGATTTGGTTTTTAGGAAGCCTAAGCCGGAGAAAAAGGGCGGTCGAGCTAATAAGAATAG GCCGATGGAAATCAGCAGCAAGAAGCCTATTAGTAGATTTAGAGAAGTTATTCAAGCTCCTAAAAAG GTTATACGGGATCCTCGTTTTGAATCATTATGCGGCAATCTGGATGTGGATGG GCACAAGAagagatataattttatttatgaaaatactCTTCCTGCAGAAAAAGAG GAACTTAAGAAACAgatgaagaaaacaaaagatcCCAAAGCCGTCGGTGAACTAAAAGACCAATTAACTCGGATT GATAAAGAATTGAAGTCAGTAGCAGTGAAGCGTACAGAGAAGGACATTTTGGCTGAGCATaagaagaaagagagggaTGCTGCGAAGAAAGGAAAACAACCTTACTATCTGAAAAAAT CTGAAATTCAGAAGCAAAAGCTTGCTGAGAAATTCAAGGAGCTCAAG GAGTCGGGCAAACTGGAGTCTTTTATCGAGAAAAAGAGACGGAGGAATGCTGCAAAGGACCACAGATTCATGCCATACCGACGCCCTACTGAGCAAGGGGACCAGTAG
- the LOC125222360 gene encoding protein TIC 22, chloroplastic-like isoform X1, producing the protein MESSSAKPSVGPPPNPLLPLSTFFHRVSTQLATRLDDAKRFAGAALPAFLPPPPLPRLSLPFASVSQRQGKQAAATEASLNSAHVARRLAGTSVYTVSNTNNEFVLVSDPEGVKSIGLLCFRREDAEAFLAQVRSRRGEVKGGVKVVPITLDQVYMLKVEGIAFRFLPDPVQIKNALEIRASDVKTGFDGVPVFQSDLLVVKKKNKRYCPIYFQKEDIEKALSTVSRASRGPGLSQHILVGSLEDVLRKMEISKKNSGWEDLIFIPPGKSHSQHIQEVAKV; encoded by the exons ATGGAGTCATCATCTGCAAAACCCTCGGTGGGCCCACCTCCCAATCCCCTTCTCCCCCTCTCCACCTTCTTCCACCGAGTGAGCACTCAGCTCGCTACTCGGCTCGACGACGCCAAGCGGTTCGCCGGAGCTGCTCTGCCGGCGTTCCTGCCTCCGCCTCCACTGCCGAGGTTGTCTCTGCCTTTCGCCTCCGTTTCTCAGCGCCAGGGGAAGCAAGCGGCCGCAACGGAGGCGTCGCTCAATTCGGCGCATGTAGCTAGGAGGCTCGCCGGAACTTCGGTCTACACGGTGAGCAACACGAACAACGAATTCGTGTTGGTTTCTGATCCTGAAGGCGTCAAGTCTATCGGGTTGCTTTGTTTTCGGAGAGAAGACGCCGAAGCTTTTCTAGCTCAG GTAAGATCAAGGAGAGGGGAAGTGAAAGGCGGGGTGAAGGTGGTACCGATAACTCTTGACCAG GTCTATATGTTGAAAGTTGAAGGGATAGCATTCCGGTTTTTACCTGATCCTGTTCAAATTAAGAATGCATTGGAG ATAAGAGCATCAGATGTCAAGACTGGATTTGATGGAGTTCCTGTTTTTCAG TCAGACCTCCTTGTCgtaaagaaaaagaacaagCGCTATTGCCCCATTTATTTTCAGAAG GAAGATATAGAGAAAGCACTGTCAACAGTGTCAAGGGCTTCCAGAGGACCGGGTCTTTCTCAGCACATCTTG GTCGGGAGTTTAGAGGATGTTCTTAGGAAAATGGAG ATAAGTAAGAAGAACTCAGGCTGGGAAGACTTAATATTCATTCCACCTGGTAAAAGCCATTCCCAACACATTCAAGAGGTTGCGAAAGTATAA
- the LOC125222360 gene encoding protein TIC 22, chloroplastic-like isoform X2 has translation MESSSAKPSVGPPPNPLLPLSTFFHRVSTQLATRLDDAKRFAGAALPAFLPPPPLPRLSLPFASVSQRQGKQAAATEASLNSAHVARRLAGTSVYTVSNTNNEFVLVSDPEGVKSIGLLCFRREDAEAFLAQVRSRRGEVKGGVKVVPITLDQVYMLKVEGIAFRFLPDPVQIKNALESDLLVVKKKNKRYCPIYFQKEDIEKALSTVSRASRGPGLSQHILVGSLEDVLRKMEISKKNSGWEDLIFIPPGKSHSQHIQEVAKV, from the exons ATGGAGTCATCATCTGCAAAACCCTCGGTGGGCCCACCTCCCAATCCCCTTCTCCCCCTCTCCACCTTCTTCCACCGAGTGAGCACTCAGCTCGCTACTCGGCTCGACGACGCCAAGCGGTTCGCCGGAGCTGCTCTGCCGGCGTTCCTGCCTCCGCCTCCACTGCCGAGGTTGTCTCTGCCTTTCGCCTCCGTTTCTCAGCGCCAGGGGAAGCAAGCGGCCGCAACGGAGGCGTCGCTCAATTCGGCGCATGTAGCTAGGAGGCTCGCCGGAACTTCGGTCTACACGGTGAGCAACACGAACAACGAATTCGTGTTGGTTTCTGATCCTGAAGGCGTCAAGTCTATCGGGTTGCTTTGTTTTCGGAGAGAAGACGCCGAAGCTTTTCTAGCTCAG GTAAGATCAAGGAGAGGGGAAGTGAAAGGCGGGGTGAAGGTGGTACCGATAACTCTTGACCAG GTCTATATGTTGAAAGTTGAAGGGATAGCATTCCGGTTTTTACCTGATCCTGTTCAAATTAAGAATGCATTGGAG TCAGACCTCCTTGTCgtaaagaaaaagaacaagCGCTATTGCCCCATTTATTTTCAGAAG GAAGATATAGAGAAAGCACTGTCAACAGTGTCAAGGGCTTCCAGAGGACCGGGTCTTTCTCAGCACATCTTG GTCGGGAGTTTAGAGGATGTTCTTAGGAAAATGGAG ATAAGTAAGAAGAACTCAGGCTGGGAAGACTTAATATTCATTCCACCTGGTAAAAGCCATTCCCAACACATTCAAGAGGTTGCGAAAGTATAA
- the LOC125219804 gene encoding UDP-glucuronate:xylan alpha-glucuronosyltransferase 2 isoform X1, whose protein sequence is MAFKKIIMSTSPKSLIVKINLFFLAFFLVVYAGLLLYPSASDYHHRAASLVRCSLLDCHHKSESGVTMKAVLEGSVAGGKAKPRRELIKREIPSFLNKIGRGLKIGMINMEDEDVTEWRNYGEIFPATFDRVPAEFRWESIFPEWIDEEEEYSGARCPEIPMPEWEGYGHVDVVVAKVPCRKPEEGWSRDVFRLQVHLAAANMAARRGRRDWGGRAKVVLLSKCPLMPEFFRCEEVAEREGEWWFYRPEMRRLEQKVSLPVGSCDLALPLWGKGAINERYDISKLKATTVKSQKREAYVTVLHSSESYVCGAITLAQSLTRTGTQRDLVLLLDTSISEPTRVALRQAGWTLRFIKRIRNPRAEKYSYNEYNYSKFRLWQLTDYDKVIFIDADIIVLRNIDILFNFPQMSATGNDAHIFNSGIMVIEPSNCTFRMLMRRRKEIISYNGGDQGFLNEIFVWWHRLPRRVNFLKNFWSNSSVEAGVKNQLFGSDPPKLYSIHYLGLKPWLCYRDYDCNWDIADQHVYASDHAHRRWWEVHDAMPEPLQRYCRLSDQRKIELEWNRKVAGELGFEDYHWRLNVTDPRKFIS, encoded by the exons ATGgcattcaagaaaataataatgtctACTTCTCCAAAATCTCTCATTGTAAAAATCAATCTTTTCTTCTTAGCATTCTTCCTAGTCGTCTACGCCGGCCTCCTCCTCTACCCCTCCGCCTCCGATTATCACCATCGCGCCGCCTCCTTGGTCCGATGCTCCCTCCTCGATTGCCACCATAAG aGCGAAAGTGGGGTTACGATGAAGGCGGTTCTAGAAGGTTCCGTGGCCGGCGGCAAGGCGAAGCCGAGAAGGGAGCTGATCAAGAGGGAGATTCCGagttttttaaacaaaatcgGTCGCGGATTGAAGATCGGGATGATTAACATGGAGGACGAGGACGTGACGGAGTGGAGAAACTACGGAGAAATTTTTCCGGCGACGTTCGATAGGGTTCCGGCGGAATTCCGGTGGGAGTCGATTTTTCCGGAGTGGATcgacgaggaggaggaatATTCCGGCGCGAGGTGCCCGGAGATTCCGATGCCGGAGTGGGAGGGGTACGGGCACGTGGACGTGGTGGTGGCGAAGGTGCCGTGCCGGAAGCCAGAGGAGGGGTGGAGCCGGGACGTGTTCCGGCTGCAGGTGCATTTGGCGGCGGCAAACATGGCGGCAAGGCGGGGGAGGCGGGATTGGGGCGGGCGGGCGAAGGTGGTGCTGCTGAGCAAGTGCCCGCTGATGCCGGAGTTTTTCCGGTGCGAGGAGGTGGCGGAGAGGGAGGGGGAGTGGTGGTTCTACCGGCCGGAGATGCGCCGGTTGGAGCAAAAGGTTTCTTTGCCAGTTGGTTCGTGCGATTTGGCTCTGCCTCTATGGGGAAAAG GAGCGATCAACGAACGATACGACATATCAAAACTCAAAGCCACAACCGTAAAATCTCAAAAACGAGAGGCTTACGTCACGGTTCTCCATTCCTCTGAATCGTATGTTTGTGGGGCCATAACCCTGGCCCAGAGCTTGACCCGAACTGGGACTCAACGCGACCTAGTCCTCCTCCTAGACACATCCATCTCTGAGCCCACGCGGGTTGCACTGAGGCAAGCTGGGTGGACCCTCCGTTTCATCAAAAGGATCCGGAACCCGAGGGCAGAGAAATATTCGTACAATGAATATAACTATAGCAAGTTTCGATTGTGGCAACTCACTGATTATGACAAGGTCATCTTCATTGATGCCGACATTATCGTGTTGCGCAACATTGATATCCTCTTCAACTTCCCTCAGATGTCAGCCACTGGCAATGACGCCCACATATTCAATTCCG GAATCATGGTGATTGAGCCATCAAACTGCACATTCCGAATGCTGATGCGGCGGCGCAAGGAGATAATCTCGTACAACGGCGGCGACCAAGGCTTCTTAAACGAAATCTTCGTGTGGTGGCACCGCCTCCCGCGGCGCGTGAACTTCCTCAAAAACTTCTGGTCCAACTCCTCCGTTGAAGCCGGCGTCAAGAACCAGCTGTTCGGGTCGGACCCACCGAAGCTCTACTCGATCCACTACCTCGGGCTGAAGCCGTGGCTCTGCTACCGAGACTACGACTGCAACTGGGACATCGCCGACCAGCACGTCTACGCCAGCGACCACGCCCACCGCCGCTGGTGGGAGGTGCACGACGCCATGCCCGAGCCCCTGCAGCGCTACTGCCGCCTTTCCGACCAGCGGAAGATCGAGCTCGAGTGGAATCGGAAGGTCGCCggagaattagggttcgaGGATTATCATTGGAGGCTCAATGTTACTGATCCTAGGAAATTTATTTCGTag
- the LOC125219804 gene encoding UDP-glucuronate:xylan alpha-glucuronosyltransferase 2 isoform X2 translates to MKAVLEGSVAGGKAKPRRELIKREIPSFLNKIGRGLKIGMINMEDEDVTEWRNYGEIFPATFDRVPAEFRWESIFPEWIDEEEEYSGARCPEIPMPEWEGYGHVDVVVAKVPCRKPEEGWSRDVFRLQVHLAAANMAARRGRRDWGGRAKVVLLSKCPLMPEFFRCEEVAEREGEWWFYRPEMRRLEQKVSLPVGSCDLALPLWGKGAINERYDISKLKATTVKSQKREAYVTVLHSSESYVCGAITLAQSLTRTGTQRDLVLLLDTSISEPTRVALRQAGWTLRFIKRIRNPRAEKYSYNEYNYSKFRLWQLTDYDKVIFIDADIIVLRNIDILFNFPQMSATGNDAHIFNSGIMVIEPSNCTFRMLMRRRKEIISYNGGDQGFLNEIFVWWHRLPRRVNFLKNFWSNSSVEAGVKNQLFGSDPPKLYSIHYLGLKPWLCYRDYDCNWDIADQHVYASDHAHRRWWEVHDAMPEPLQRYCRLSDQRKIELEWNRKVAGELGFEDYHWRLNVTDPRKFIS, encoded by the exons ATGAAGGCGGTTCTAGAAGGTTCCGTGGCCGGCGGCAAGGCGAAGCCGAGAAGGGAGCTGATCAAGAGGGAGATTCCGagttttttaaacaaaatcgGTCGCGGATTGAAGATCGGGATGATTAACATGGAGGACGAGGACGTGACGGAGTGGAGAAACTACGGAGAAATTTTTCCGGCGACGTTCGATAGGGTTCCGGCGGAATTCCGGTGGGAGTCGATTTTTCCGGAGTGGATcgacgaggaggaggaatATTCCGGCGCGAGGTGCCCGGAGATTCCGATGCCGGAGTGGGAGGGGTACGGGCACGTGGACGTGGTGGTGGCGAAGGTGCCGTGCCGGAAGCCAGAGGAGGGGTGGAGCCGGGACGTGTTCCGGCTGCAGGTGCATTTGGCGGCGGCAAACATGGCGGCAAGGCGGGGGAGGCGGGATTGGGGCGGGCGGGCGAAGGTGGTGCTGCTGAGCAAGTGCCCGCTGATGCCGGAGTTTTTCCGGTGCGAGGAGGTGGCGGAGAGGGAGGGGGAGTGGTGGTTCTACCGGCCGGAGATGCGCCGGTTGGAGCAAAAGGTTTCTTTGCCAGTTGGTTCGTGCGATTTGGCTCTGCCTCTATGGGGAAAAG GAGCGATCAACGAACGATACGACATATCAAAACTCAAAGCCACAACCGTAAAATCTCAAAAACGAGAGGCTTACGTCACGGTTCTCCATTCCTCTGAATCGTATGTTTGTGGGGCCATAACCCTGGCCCAGAGCTTGACCCGAACTGGGACTCAACGCGACCTAGTCCTCCTCCTAGACACATCCATCTCTGAGCCCACGCGGGTTGCACTGAGGCAAGCTGGGTGGACCCTCCGTTTCATCAAAAGGATCCGGAACCCGAGGGCAGAGAAATATTCGTACAATGAATATAACTATAGCAAGTTTCGATTGTGGCAACTCACTGATTATGACAAGGTCATCTTCATTGATGCCGACATTATCGTGTTGCGCAACATTGATATCCTCTTCAACTTCCCTCAGATGTCAGCCACTGGCAATGACGCCCACATATTCAATTCCG GAATCATGGTGATTGAGCCATCAAACTGCACATTCCGAATGCTGATGCGGCGGCGCAAGGAGATAATCTCGTACAACGGCGGCGACCAAGGCTTCTTAAACGAAATCTTCGTGTGGTGGCACCGCCTCCCGCGGCGCGTGAACTTCCTCAAAAACTTCTGGTCCAACTCCTCCGTTGAAGCCGGCGTCAAGAACCAGCTGTTCGGGTCGGACCCACCGAAGCTCTACTCGATCCACTACCTCGGGCTGAAGCCGTGGCTCTGCTACCGAGACTACGACTGCAACTGGGACATCGCCGACCAGCACGTCTACGCCAGCGACCACGCCCACCGCCGCTGGTGGGAGGTGCACGACGCCATGCCCGAGCCCCTGCAGCGCTACTGCCGCCTTTCCGACCAGCGGAAGATCGAGCTCGAGTGGAATCGGAAGGTCGCCggagaattagggttcgaGGATTATCATTGGAGGCTCAATGTTACTGATCCTAGGAAATTTATTTCGTag